The Verrucomicrobium spinosum DSM 4136 = JCM 18804 genome includes a region encoding these proteins:
- a CDS encoding DUF5077 domain-containing protein, with protein sequence MNRPLASLLIVGIPLALSACGKSEATVGKATPEVVQQESKEAVAAAPTETVKPEEALKTDPSLAMAPAPAPQPASPYAVTDSLSGLGDFGSGEPIERQDLPERGVMSFKVSKDQSTFAPMEHWEQYNFPFQSKRWGRYSVRISYSLKSSTLGVQFKFGDLRLKKTLVSTSGATKRLYIGDIYIPQGGDQFMAFYTPNGVAWSTFVLEEVALVPTQEGEEVKPTEDGSLQLLAKDATTWSENMRYEPKPEKNCLGFWTEKEDFAEWEFTVDKAGKYNVTVHQGCGAGGGSEVAIQLGEQALTFKVQDTGGFQKWAPVNVGELEIKEPGTYRLAVKPQSKNGGAIMDVQKIVLAPVS encoded by the coding sequence ATGAACCGCCCCCTTGCTTCCCTCCTAATCGTTGGAATCCCACTTGCTCTTTCCGCGTGCGGCAAGAGCGAAGCCACTGTCGGCAAAGCGACTCCGGAGGTGGTGCAGCAGGAGTCAAAGGAGGCTGTTGCCGCTGCTCCCACAGAGACCGTGAAGCCGGAAGAGGCTCTGAAGACGGATCCGTCCCTGGCGATGGCTCCTGCCCCCGCTCCTCAGCCTGCCTCGCCCTACGCGGTGACTGATTCGCTCTCCGGTCTTGGAGATTTTGGCAGTGGGGAGCCCATTGAGCGGCAGGATCTTCCTGAGCGCGGGGTGATGTCCTTCAAAGTGTCCAAAGATCAGAGCACCTTTGCTCCTATGGAGCACTGGGAGCAATACAACTTCCCGTTCCAGTCAAAGCGCTGGGGACGCTACAGCGTCCGGATCTCGTATTCGCTCAAGTCTTCCACGCTGGGCGTACAGTTCAAATTCGGCGATCTCCGCCTTAAGAAGACCCTGGTGAGCACCAGTGGCGCGACGAAGCGACTCTATATCGGCGACATCTACATCCCGCAGGGCGGTGACCAGTTCATGGCGTTCTACACTCCCAATGGCGTGGCGTGGTCCACGTTCGTCTTGGAAGAAGTTGCGCTGGTCCCCACCCAGGAGGGTGAAGAGGTGAAACCGACCGAAGACGGCTCTCTCCAGTTGCTGGCCAAAGATGCCACGACTTGGAGCGAAAACATGCGCTATGAACCCAAGCCTGAGAAGAATTGCCTCGGCTTCTGGACCGAGAAGGAAGACTTTGCCGAGTGGGAGTTCACGGTGGACAAGGCCGGCAAATACAATGTGACCGTGCACCAGGGCTGCGGAGCTGGGGGCGGCAGCGAGGTGGCCATCCAGCTTGGCGAACAGGCGCTCACCTTCAAAGTGCAGGACACTGGCGGCTTCCAGAAGTGGGCTCCCGTGAATGTGGGTGAACTTGAGATCAAAGAACCCGGCACCTATCGCCTGGCGGTGAAGCCCCAGAGCAAAAATGGCGGGGCCATCATGGATGTGCAGAAGATCGTTCTCGCGCCTGTCTCGTGA
- a CDS encoding M23 family metallopeptidase: MIRIVPAVACLLAATASLTAQAPSTLGTPPPPPAASFPLGLPTDNDALLRGDNASFYMYVDRIFENQVSTPWEGGQYGYVRGPVRHGGEMVLMAFHEGIDIAPTKRDAAGDPTDEVRAISPGKVVHCSLLAGASNYGRYVVVQHDTPDGSFFSLYAHLSKIGVQAGQEVHLGTPLGVMGYTGSGLNQKRAHVHLELNLMLSSRFDDWHAQNFRPSPNKHGIYNGINLTGINIAGFYLAHQKDPGLTIATFVRNTEPTWKAVIPRKGDLELLSHYPWLADSPASPSASWEITFGDSGLPIRVQPSSLAVVRAQITWVKDRGMPHGYYTRGYIAGSGEKGTLTAAGKRLLDLVSGDFVAPAPAKEEESRKVSTKKKG; encoded by the coding sequence ATGATCCGGATCGTCCCCGCCGTTGCCTGCCTGCTGGCCGCCACTGCCAGCTTGACCGCTCAAGCCCCATCGACGTTGGGGACGCCGCCCCCCCCTCCAGCAGCCTCGTTCCCGCTCGGCCTGCCCACGGACAACGATGCGCTGCTGCGCGGGGACAACGCCTCCTTCTACATGTATGTGGACCGGATTTTTGAGAATCAGGTCTCCACTCCTTGGGAAGGCGGCCAGTACGGCTACGTCCGGGGACCGGTCAGACATGGTGGGGAGATGGTGTTGATGGCCTTCCATGAGGGCATTGACATTGCTCCGACAAAACGGGATGCCGCAGGCGATCCCACCGATGAAGTCCGCGCCATCTCCCCTGGTAAAGTGGTGCACTGCTCCCTGCTCGCCGGGGCCAGCAACTACGGTCGCTACGTGGTGGTGCAGCACGACACTCCAGACGGTTCCTTCTTCTCCCTCTATGCCCATCTCAGCAAGATAGGCGTGCAGGCAGGTCAGGAAGTCCACCTCGGCACGCCCTTGGGCGTCATGGGCTACACAGGCAGCGGGCTGAACCAGAAGCGGGCCCACGTCCACCTGGAGCTCAACCTCATGCTGAGCAGCCGTTTCGATGACTGGCACGCCCAGAACTTCCGCCCCAGCCCCAACAAGCACGGCATCTACAACGGAATCAACCTGACGGGGATCAACATCGCTGGCTTCTATCTGGCACATCAGAAAGACCCGGGCCTTACCATTGCCACCTTTGTCCGCAACACAGAGCCCACCTGGAAAGCTGTGATACCACGCAAAGGGGACCTGGAACTGCTGAGCCACTACCCTTGGCTTGCCGACTCGCCCGCCTCCCCCTCCGCCTCCTGGGAGATCACCTTCGGCGACTCTGGTCTGCCCATCCGCGTCCAGCCCAGCTCGCTTGCTGTGGTCAGGGCTCAGATCACGTGGGTGAAGGATCGCGGCATGCCCCACGGTTACTACACCCGCGGTTACATCGCAGGCAGCGGAGAAAAAGGCACCCTCACCGCCGCAGGCAAACGCTTACTGGACCTGGTCTCCGGAGATTTTGTGGCCCCTGCGCCGGCGAAGGAAGAGGAGAGCCGGAAGGTCTCCACGAAGAAGAAGGGCTAA
- a CDS encoding alpha/beta hydrolase family protein — translation MHFHFGWIPVCVTLAGPIFGQEPLAGTSPLEEATGEARSASMVADIDGFAMRLIQEAEGKRADLWKRDLSSAKAYEASVEPQRARLATILGVNKLDVRVPMVGLEYLSSSVHELRLADAAKYGVHAVRWPVLNGVNGEGIYLKQRGETTACIVLLPDADQTPEELAGLVQGKEALGQAAHELGLAGCDVVIPALINRQSDFSGNPELGLRTDQSHREWIYRQTFELGRNVGGYELHKVLALVEWMSARKVPVGVAGYGEGGRLALMAAALDKRIDATLVSGAWEELEETWQRPLERNGFGLVKEFGEAEIAGLVMPRPLIIAHGQYAALPAPVEPAVGVRKNAAPGTLTPPDEESVRKGIKRARQLVGDKLTEHLRLVIADEGELAIFPVEAVGWLRKALRLGKLDAPSELRIRRGSLPDDRARQQRLVSELVDHARRALQVCERQRNTLVWKPLAAAKTDVERSVATAKLRESFWEESIGRLPDPAGPPAARSRVLDQNSEFVTHEVMLEVWPGVPAWGYLLVPKGIKEGGRRPVVVCQHGLEGLPEDVVNEAPSARAYGAYKGFAATLARKGYVVFAPHNFYRGKDHFRVIQRKLNLVGLSLFSVIIGQHQQTLEWLKTQPFVDGGRIAFYGLSYGGKSAMRIPAVLPDYALSICSGDFNEWVRKCATVDLPLSYVYSGEYEIWEWNLGNTFNYAEMAALIAPRPFMVERGHDDGVGLDEWVAYEYAKVFRYYNKLGLGEKSRIEYFNGPHTIHGVGTFEFLERHLGR, via the coding sequence ATGCACTTCCATTTTGGCTGGATTCCGGTGTGCGTCACCCTGGCGGGCCCGATTTTTGGGCAGGAACCGTTGGCTGGCACGTCCCCCCTGGAGGAGGCAACCGGGGAGGCCCGATCAGCTTCGATGGTGGCGGACATTGATGGGTTTGCCATGCGCCTCATTCAGGAGGCAGAGGGAAAGCGAGCAGATCTCTGGAAGCGGGACCTGAGTTCTGCCAAGGCTTACGAGGCCTCGGTAGAGCCCCAGCGGGCCCGTTTGGCGACGATCCTGGGAGTAAACAAACTGGACGTCCGCGTGCCGATGGTGGGGCTGGAGTACCTGAGCTCATCGGTGCATGAACTGCGTCTGGCGGACGCGGCAAAGTATGGGGTGCACGCCGTGCGTTGGCCAGTGCTGAACGGCGTAAATGGGGAGGGCATCTACCTCAAACAACGGGGCGAGACGACCGCGTGCATCGTCCTCCTGCCGGATGCTGATCAGACTCCCGAGGAGCTGGCCGGGCTGGTGCAGGGCAAAGAGGCTCTTGGCCAGGCGGCCCATGAACTGGGCCTGGCAGGGTGTGATGTGGTCATCCCGGCGCTGATCAACCGGCAGTCGGATTTTTCCGGCAATCCCGAGCTGGGCCTGCGTACCGACCAGTCGCACCGGGAGTGGATCTACCGGCAGACATTCGAGCTGGGGCGGAATGTGGGGGGCTACGAGCTCCACAAAGTCCTGGCGCTGGTGGAGTGGATGAGCGCACGGAAGGTGCCAGTGGGCGTCGCTGGCTATGGCGAAGGCGGACGGCTGGCGCTGATGGCGGCTGCACTCGACAAGCGGATCGATGCGACGCTGGTGAGCGGGGCTTGGGAGGAGTTGGAAGAGACCTGGCAACGCCCGCTGGAGCGGAACGGCTTTGGGCTGGTGAAGGAGTTTGGCGAGGCCGAAATCGCCGGTCTGGTGATGCCTCGTCCCCTCATCATCGCCCACGGCCAATATGCCGCCCTCCCTGCCCCGGTGGAGCCAGCTGTGGGTGTGAGGAAAAACGCCGCCCCTGGCACTCTGACCCCACCTGATGAGGAATCCGTGAGAAAAGGGATCAAGCGGGCCCGCCAACTGGTGGGGGACAAGTTGACCGAGCATCTCCGGCTCGTGATCGCCGACGAAGGGGAGCTGGCGATCTTTCCCGTGGAGGCTGTAGGCTGGCTCCGCAAAGCGTTGCGCCTGGGCAAGCTGGACGCCCCTTCTGAACTGCGCATTCGGCGCGGGTCTCTGCCAGATGATAGAGCGCGGCAACAGCGTCTGGTGAGCGAGCTGGTGGATCACGCCCGGCGGGCGCTTCAGGTCTGCGAGCGCCAGCGGAACACTCTGGTGTGGAAGCCGCTGGCTGCCGCCAAGACCGACGTAGAGCGGTCGGTTGCCACGGCGAAGCTGCGGGAGAGTTTTTGGGAGGAGTCGATTGGGCGTCTGCCTGATCCTGCGGGGCCACCCGCCGCCCGGAGCCGCGTTCTGGATCAGAACTCCGAGTTCGTGACTCATGAGGTGATGCTGGAGGTCTGGCCCGGCGTGCCGGCCTGGGGTTATTTGCTTGTACCGAAGGGCATCAAGGAAGGCGGGCGGCGCCCGGTGGTGGTCTGTCAGCACGGATTGGAAGGCCTGCCGGAAGATGTGGTGAATGAGGCCCCTTCAGCCAGAGCCTACGGGGCCTACAAAGGCTTTGCCGCCACTCTGGCCCGCAAGGGCTATGTCGTGTTTGCTCCGCATAACTTCTACCGCGGCAAGGATCACTTTCGGGTCATTCAGCGGAAGCTCAATCTCGTGGGGCTGAGCCTGTTTTCCGTCATCATCGGGCAGCATCAACAGACGCTCGAGTGGCTGAAGACGCAGCCCTTTGTGGATGGGGGGCGAATCGCCTTCTACGGCCTCAGCTACGGCGGCAAGTCGGCCATGCGCATCCCCGCGGTGCTGCCGGATTATGCCCTCTCCATCTGCTCGGGTGACTTCAATGAGTGGGTGCGAAAGTGCGCCACGGTGGACCTGCCTTTGAGCTATGTTTACAGCGGCGAGTATGAGATCTGGGAATGGAATCTTGGCAACACCTTCAACTATGCCGAGATGGCGGCGCTGATCGCACCCCGCCCCTTCATGGTGGAGCGCGGCCACGACGATGGCGTGGGCCTGGATGAATGGGTGGCCTATGAGTACGCCAAGGTCTTCCGGTATTACAACAAGCTGGGACTGGGGGAGAAGTCTCGGATCGAGTATTTTAATGGTCCGCACACCATTCATGGGGTGGGGACGTTTGAGTTTCTGGAGCGACACTTGGGACGGTGA
- a CDS encoding SGNH/GDSL hydrolase family protein — MNRRSFITTTLSLSTVPLMAQKGATVISPEGAKSATITSEPVPSTSPAQPAKPAAKPLTWHDAAPYLEGRGWPDEARKRYYDRFPSVAEGKVTDTVWNLSRDSAGMLVRFKSNATNIQVRYKLLKANLALPHMPATGVSGVDLYAKAEDGKWRWVGVSKPDKQELQADLTGTIKGDAREWMLYLPLFNGVEKLEIGVSEGATFEGQTARPKPVVFYGTSITHGACASRPGMVHTAILGRRLDRHVMNLGFSGNGKMDAAVGDQLVKLDPAVYVIDCNPNMGAELIRERCVPLVKQLRAARPKTPIVLVEDRRNTNSWIHPERAKYHTDNHAALKEAFDKLKAENVTALFYIPGDNLLGEDADGSTDGSHPSDLGFFRQADAFEPVLREALKAAE; from the coding sequence ATGAATCGCCGATCTTTCATCACGACCACTCTCTCCCTCTCCACTGTCCCACTCATGGCCCAAAAAGGGGCGACGGTGATTTCACCTGAGGGAGCGAAGTCCGCGACAATCACCTCAGAGCCGGTGCCCAGCACCAGCCCGGCGCAGCCTGCCAAGCCCGCGGCCAAGCCTTTGACCTGGCACGATGCCGCTCCGTATCTGGAAGGGCGGGGCTGGCCGGATGAGGCCCGCAAGCGGTACTATGATCGCTTCCCTTCTGTAGCGGAAGGCAAGGTGACGGACACGGTGTGGAATCTGAGCCGCGACAGCGCGGGCATGCTGGTGCGCTTCAAAAGCAACGCCACGAACATCCAGGTGCGGTACAAATTGCTCAAGGCCAACCTGGCCTTGCCGCACATGCCGGCCACCGGAGTGAGCGGCGTGGATCTCTATGCCAAGGCTGAAGATGGCAAGTGGCGCTGGGTGGGGGTAAGCAAGCCGGACAAACAGGAGCTTCAGGCGGATCTCACAGGCACCATCAAAGGGGACGCCCGGGAGTGGATGCTGTATCTGCCGCTCTTCAACGGCGTGGAGAAGCTGGAGATCGGCGTGAGTGAAGGGGCCACCTTTGAGGGGCAGACGGCGCGGCCAAAGCCGGTGGTGTTCTACGGCACCTCCATCACGCACGGGGCCTGTGCCTCACGGCCCGGCATGGTGCACACTGCCATTCTCGGGCGTCGGTTGGACCGGCACGTCATGAACCTCGGCTTCTCCGGCAACGGCAAAATGGATGCGGCCGTGGGGGATCAATTGGTGAAGCTCGATCCCGCGGTGTATGTCATCGACTGCAACCCGAACATGGGAGCAGAACTGATCCGCGAGCGTTGTGTCCCGCTCGTCAAGCAACTGCGCGCTGCCCGGCCCAAGACCCCGATTGTGCTGGTGGAAGACCGCCGCAACACGAACTCATGGATCCATCCCGAGCGTGCCAAATACCACACGGACAACCACGCGGCGCTCAAGGAGGCCTTCGACAAGCTCAAGGCCGAAAACGTGACGGCACTCTTCTACATCCCGGGGGACAATCTGCTGGGAGAGGATGCGGACGGCTCGACGGATGGCTCGCACCCGAGCGATCTGGGATTCTTCCGCCAGGCGGATGCCTTTGAGCCGGTATTGCGGGAGGCGCTGAAGGCCGCAGAGTAG
- a CDS encoding DUF4332 domain-containing protein → MTTNNITPLTQILPATEKSFASLLSASGITSPTDLAKNQPEKLLRWMEEVNSEQRLVRKLPTLDTVREWIRQAQSWDTAA, encoded by the coding sequence ATGACGACCAACAACATCACGCCCCTGACCCAGATCCTCCCGGCCACCGAAAAGTCTTTCGCCTCCCTGCTCAGCGCCTCCGGCATCACCTCGCCCACAGATCTGGCAAAGAACCAGCCAGAGAAGCTGTTGCGCTGGATGGAGGAGGTAAACTCCGAACAGCGTCTGGTGCGGAAGCTGCCCACACTGGACACGGTACGCGAATGGATTCGCCAGGCGCAGTCCTGGGACACCGCCGCCTGA
- a CDS encoding class I SAM-dependent rRNA methyltransferase translates to MPAPSHRRPIRPRQVPTGSEGWSMPWVQIKYYNFHPNFFPNMIMAASPDAKRGDTVTVYDKEGKPFGHGFFSPGARVPLRVFRHGAEPLDPDHFTKALRQAVDLRLKTLGLPQQTDAFRVVHADADGIPGLMVDKFGEVLAVELSNASALQRAGEWIPLLHELLGTTRAVVHFDDAPIRAEGLVPHQVLEQVSQLSAPEAGTKIIENGMRFHVNFAEGHKTGFFCDQRNNRAQLGRWVKDCRVLDVCCYSGGFSVAAKLGGAAEVIGVDLDEKAVEQARKNANLNQQRIDFVHADAFTYMRQMQRNGATWDAVVLDPPKLVHSREGFEEGKARYHDLNKLALSLVARGGLFVTCSCSGLMPVEQFEELVIGIAHRNGRKLQILDRTGAGPDHPVMSNCPESRYLKTLWARVW, encoded by the coding sequence ATGCCCGCTCCCAGCCACCGCCGCCCCATCCGTCCCCGTCAAGTTCCCACCGGAAGCGAAGGCTGGTCCATGCCCTGGGTGCAGATCAAGTACTACAATTTTCACCCGAATTTCTTCCCGAACATGATCATGGCGGCTTCGCCCGATGCGAAGCGCGGCGATACGGTCACGGTGTATGACAAAGAGGGCAAGCCTTTTGGGCACGGCTTCTTCAGTCCCGGAGCCCGGGTGCCGCTGCGCGTGTTCCGGCACGGCGCGGAGCCTCTTGATCCCGATCATTTTACCAAGGCGTTGCGCCAGGCGGTGGACCTGCGTCTGAAGACCTTGGGCCTGCCTCAGCAGACGGATGCCTTCCGCGTGGTGCATGCGGATGCCGATGGCATCCCAGGACTGATGGTGGACAAGTTCGGTGAAGTGCTGGCGGTCGAGTTGAGCAATGCCTCGGCCCTCCAGCGCGCAGGGGAGTGGATTCCCCTTCTGCATGAACTGCTGGGCACGACCCGGGCGGTGGTGCATTTCGACGATGCCCCAATCCGTGCCGAAGGGCTGGTGCCGCACCAAGTTCTGGAACAGGTCAGTCAACTCAGCGCTCCGGAGGCGGGCACGAAAATCATAGAGAACGGCATGCGGTTCCATGTGAACTTTGCCGAAGGCCACAAGACGGGTTTCTTCTGTGATCAGCGGAACAACCGGGCTCAACTGGGCCGGTGGGTGAAGGACTGCCGTGTGCTGGATGTCTGCTGCTACTCCGGCGGCTTCTCCGTGGCGGCCAAGCTGGGCGGTGCGGCAGAGGTCATCGGCGTGGATCTGGATGAGAAGGCGGTGGAACAGGCCAGGAAAAATGCCAACCTGAACCAGCAGCGCATCGATTTTGTGCATGCCGATGCCTTTACCTACATGCGGCAGATGCAGAGGAATGGGGCCACGTGGGATGCGGTGGTGCTGGATCCGCCCAAGCTGGTGCACTCCCGCGAGGGGTTCGAGGAAGGCAAGGCCAGATACCATGACCTCAACAAGCTGGCCCTTTCCCTGGTGGCCAGGGGCGGGCTCTTCGTGACCTGCTCCTGCTCCGGGCTCATGCCGGTGGAGCAGTTCGAGGAACTTGTGATCGGCATCGCCCACCGCAATGGGCGCAAGTTGCAGATTCTCGACCGCACCGGCGCAGGCCCGGATCATCCGGTCATGTCCAACTGCCCGGAGAGCCGCTACCTTAAGACCCTGTGGGCACGGGTGTGGTAG
- a CDS encoding transposase translates to MASPRYFADQMVPVAYYHCISRVVERRLAFGPEEKEQFVRLMRAYEGFCQVRVLSYCVMSNHFHIMVEVRKRPEGEVYSDEWLLKQAALIYSQPAVRMLKETLETFRSQGHDAAAEELKERYLGRMWDVSQFMKELKQRFSLWFNKRENRKGTLWEERFTSVLLEGELATLSVMSAYIDLNPVRAGLVEDPKDYRWCSYAEAVAGGRKALSALYTITNEHRAHERNQPGGSQRIPSAAKILSGYRVWLFGQGEEVRDGHGSDSRVLRKGIKREVVEQVRTEDGKMTLAETLRHRVTYFTLGVALGSRGFVDEFFEARREQFDARRQRGARPMKGGSFAGMFAFRAPRVGVV, encoded by the coding sequence ATGGCTTCGCCTCGATACTTTGCCGATCAGATGGTTCCGGTTGCGTACTACCACTGCATTTCTCGGGTGGTGGAGCGGCGGCTGGCGTTTGGGCCGGAGGAGAAGGAGCAGTTTGTGCGTTTGATGCGGGCCTATGAGGGGTTCTGTCAGGTGCGGGTGTTGTCCTATTGTGTGATGTCCAACCACTTCCACATCATGGTGGAAGTCAGGAAGCGGCCTGAAGGGGAGGTGTATTCGGATGAATGGCTGCTCAAGCAGGCGGCGTTGATCTATTCCCAACCGGCGGTGCGGATGCTCAAGGAGACGCTGGAAACCTTTCGCAGCCAGGGGCATGACGCGGCGGCCGAGGAGCTCAAGGAAAGATACCTGGGCCGGATGTGGGATGTGAGCCAGTTCATGAAGGAACTCAAACAGCGCTTCAGCTTGTGGTTCAACAAGAGGGAGAATCGCAAGGGCACCCTCTGGGAGGAGCGCTTCACCAGTGTGCTGCTGGAAGGTGAGCTGGCCACGCTCTCGGTGATGAGTGCCTACATTGATCTCAATCCGGTGCGAGCGGGACTGGTGGAGGATCCCAAGGACTACCGGTGGTGCAGCTATGCGGAGGCGGTAGCGGGTGGACGCAAGGCGTTGTCAGCCCTGTACACGATCACGAATGAGCACCGGGCGCATGAGCGGAACCAGCCAGGGGGCTCGCAACGGATCCCCAGTGCGGCCAAGATCCTTTCCGGCTACCGGGTATGGCTCTTTGGCCAGGGGGAGGAGGTTCGAGACGGTCACGGTTCGGACAGCCGGGTGCTGCGCAAGGGGATCAAGCGTGAGGTGGTGGAGCAGGTGCGCACTGAAGACGGCAAGATGACGCTCGCGGAGACGCTGCGTCATCGGGTGACGTACTTCACGCTAGGTGTGGCCTTGGGAAGCCGGGGGTTTGTGGATGAGTTCTTTGAGGCACGGCGAGAACAGTTTGATGCCCGCCGCCAACGAGGTGCCCGCCCCATGAAGGGCGGGAGTTTTGCCGGAATGTTCGCCTTTCGAGCGCCGAGAGTCGGGGTGGTGTGA
- a CDS encoding glycosyltransferase family 4 protein — MQPATVSPLHPLLADLGVHLMGDYAGQTALCECGREMVEAVRHMQIPYEVLDLPLSPGRMPLSKRFALPEGHSAPPRAPLSIISWNGDAYNIIGESLPGSWLQNRRIVGVWYWETEQEPPKAHLDGYQWVDEVWVTSQFIADNLSRTAPVPVRKFPHLMKPLAVPDSLELPAPLQNDRFVFLFSFDFRSVTRRKNPHAVCESFIRAFPSPSPDGPLCVIKSIAGQSHHELEWLELTTRYRHRPDILFLDGWMTPVQRNSLMARANCYVSLHRSEGLGLTLMECMSLGKPCIATGYSGNLEFMTPENSWLIPYQIVAVGAGALPYPPNHIWAEADIPTAAAAMKEVYANPDLALKKGLLGQATIRNRHGIDAVAARLLELMTQVISSPVRAKKPHPLEAPSSPDPSGAEGTHASDSASASRKSGREKAYQFIKEAKGLEKAARQQRKALSPSKVPPQVEAYLQTLERLVQIQSKIHSATLHDLGEVKARVSNYHGEILDTLVRDRELMKNILLHLAPKSRQDNDAANPPD, encoded by the coding sequence ATGCAGCCAGCCACCGTATCCCCGCTTCACCCTCTGCTGGCTGACCTGGGGGTGCATCTCATGGGAGACTATGCCGGACAGACAGCCCTCTGCGAGTGTGGAAGGGAGATGGTCGAAGCCGTCCGCCACATGCAGATCCCTTATGAGGTGCTGGACCTGCCTCTCTCTCCCGGCAGGATGCCGCTGTCGAAGAGATTTGCTTTGCCCGAAGGCCATTCCGCCCCGCCACGCGCCCCTCTCAGCATCATTTCATGGAACGGAGATGCCTACAACATCATTGGGGAGAGCCTCCCCGGCAGTTGGCTCCAAAACCGCCGCATCGTCGGTGTGTGGTACTGGGAGACAGAGCAGGAGCCCCCCAAGGCTCATCTCGATGGATACCAGTGGGTCGATGAAGTCTGGGTCACCAGCCAGTTCATCGCCGACAACCTGTCCCGTACCGCTCCGGTGCCGGTGCGCAAGTTCCCCCATCTGATGAAGCCGCTCGCAGTTCCAGATTCCCTGGAACTACCAGCGCCCCTCCAGAATGACCGGTTTGTCTTTCTCTTCAGCTTTGACTTCCGCAGCGTCACGCGGCGCAAGAACCCCCATGCGGTCTGCGAGTCTTTCATTCGTGCGTTTCCCTCCCCCTCCCCCGACGGCCCCCTCTGTGTGATCAAGAGCATCGCGGGCCAATCGCACCATGAGCTGGAATGGCTGGAACTAACCACCCGATATCGCCATCGGCCGGACATACTTTTTCTGGACGGCTGGATGACTCCAGTCCAGCGCAATTCCCTCATGGCGCGGGCCAACTGCTATGTCTCCCTCCATCGTTCCGAGGGCCTGGGGCTCACCTTGATGGAGTGCATGTCCCTGGGCAAGCCCTGCATCGCCACCGGATATTCCGGCAATCTGGAGTTCATGACCCCTGAGAACTCGTGGCTGATCCCTTATCAAATCGTCGCAGTGGGGGCCGGTGCTCTCCCGTATCCCCCCAATCATATCTGGGCGGAAGCCGACATCCCGACCGCGGCCGCAGCCATGAAGGAGGTGTATGCCAATCCGGATCTGGCTCTCAAAAAGGGGCTCCTCGGCCAGGCGACCATCCGCAACCGCCATGGCATCGATGCGGTCGCCGCCCGCCTGCTTGAACTGATGACCCAGGTCATTTCATCTCCGGTTCGAGCAAAAAAGCCCCACCCTCTTGAAGCCCCCTCAAGTCCTGATCCGTCAGGCGCTGAGGGCACGCATGCGTCTGACTCCGCCTCGGCGTCCAGAAAGAGCGGGCGGGAAAAAGCCTACCAGTTCATCAAGGAGGCCAAAGGCCTGGAAAAAGCGGCCCGCCAGCAAAGAAAAGCCCTGTCTCCCAGCAAGGTGCCTCCCCAGGTGGAAGCCTATCTACAAACCCTTGAGCGACTCGTCCAAATCCAGAGCAAAATCCACTCCGCCACGCTTCACGACCTCGGGGAGGTCAAGGCACGTGTCAGCAACTACCACGGCGAAATCCTGGACACACTGGTTCGTGATCGGGAACTCATGAAGAACATCCTCCTGCATCTTGCCCCAAAAAGTCGTCAGGACAACGACGCCGCCAATCCCCCCGACTGA